The stretch of DNA CGGTGGCACCATCTCAAAATCTAGATTAACATGAGGCCATTGAGACTTGTCCGTGATTGGTTCAATCTCTCCAGCATAGGCAGCCCGAAACCTACTCACGGAGTAGTACTCATGTACATATGGTTGAAAGTTCACATCTGCCGTCTCTATAAGGAATGCAAGTGCATGCTCACATGGCTTTCCAGTGTGTTGCCATTCTAGGCAGGTGCACTCACGGCTGCCTATCTTCACAACATGCCTAAGATTATTCTTGCTAGTGTCCTTGACCTCACAACTTTCTCCGGTTGATCTTCCAACAACCAAATGGTCAAGTTGCCTAGTTCTATTATTTATTTGTTGAATGATAGCAGGCAATATCTCTCCCTGGAGCATTTCCCCAATCCTTCTCCTTCTATAAACAAGTATCATAATTTTCTCTCTTATTGCATCGGCTAGCTCATCCATGGGCAGCTCCTTTGTTCCTTTGATCCAGCTATTGAAGCACTCAGCTAGATTGTTGTGAATGTAATCACATTTTATTTCTGTGTTGAAGTCACATCTCATCCACTTTAAGTTATGATAGGTACACAAGTAGGTACTCACTGCAGGTTCAGCTTCAAATATCTTGCCCATATGATAATTAAATGTTTCCAGATGATAAGCCTTGGCTGCTGGCCACATGCGACCAAAAACATCTCCGTGAAACTTCTTTTTGAAGTTTGCCATTAGATGCCTAAAGCATTCCCTTTGCTCAGCTTGAGGAAACACAATTTTAACTGCATTCTCTAACCCTTTGCATGCATCAGTACAAATAGCTAGAGTTTGAAGATGTCCTATTGCCCTATGCAGTTGTTGCATAAACCAAATCCAGTTACCCTCGGTCTCCGTACCAAAGAAACCAAATGCTAAAGGAAACATCCAATTTTGTCCATCTAGTGTTGTACATGCTGCTAATTGACCATTCCACTTTCCAGTCAAAAATGTGGAGTCTATACTGACATATGGTCTACAACCAGCCAAGAAGCCATCAATGCACGGCTTAAGTGCCATAAAAAATCTGCGGAAATGCACTTCACCTCCTTCCCTCTTGACATCAACCTCGACAATGCTACCAGGAGATCTTTTATCAATCTCAGCTTTGAAATTCAATAATGACTGAAAGCTTTTTCCCCAGGTCCCATATAAACTATTCTTGGCCCTTTCTTTTCCCTTGTCAACAGTATGATACCCAATAGTACATTTGTATTCGGCCTGTAGCTTTTTTCGGAGCTCGCTGGCACCAATGTTTGGTTCAGTTTGAAGATACCCCATTGCCTTTTCTGCCACCCATGCTTGGTCTGCCATGCTTGTAATCACTGCAGCGGTTGATGAACACTTATGAGGCTTTACTATCTTGTTTACCTGCAGAAAACACAATACCAACCATTAGTTGCAAGTAATTTATAAAAGATAGTTTTAACATAAAAGATGATTCATGTTAGATAAGTTTGTACCCTGACTGTTTTTCCATCTTCTATTGTCCTAGCAGTTATTCTCCAAGGACATGCATTTCCTTTACAGTGACCCACAAATCTAGTAGTGTCACTATCCTTGGTCTTGATGTCAAACTTGCCTCTAATAGCAAATGTTCTCATGAGCATCCTAAACTCGTTCATTGAACGAAACAAAGATCCTTCCTCTATCACAGGATGTTCCTTATCATACCAAAAGTGATCCTCTTCAGGCATATGGTCAGGCACAGGAAGAGCCGCATCAGCAAGTAAATCCTCATCAATATCAGCCACACATGCATCAACATCTGCAATGGAGGCTTTCATAGCTGCTTCAGATACAATTTTCCGATGCTCAGGTTCATCATTGATGCCAAGCACCGAGCACATGTTCTCTTCTGTTATAGGAACATCAATTTCTTCATCATTCATTGGTGCTATCTCAATCTTGGACCAATCAACACTTCCTTCCATAGTTGAtacatatgtatcattgctagCCACCGGCCAAGACCTACTTGGAGAACAAAAGATTTTCAGTTATGGAGGGGACATAAGGGCATCATCTAACTGTCATTTTGTTATGTTAGGAAACAATTAACAAATTGTTTAATATTCATTTTCCAGTAAAACTAAGTGTATGCCCATGTCATTGGATTCATGATCCTCGTAGAAGTATTCATCCACATGGTTTAAAGATTTGGATAATTTCAGAACTTTATACTCCTGAATCCTGATAATTATGTTTCCATCATATTGTTGCAGTTGCAGGGTTACTACAAGTGTAGCAGCGTTAGGGGCTGCCTAGCGAGGAGATGCCAAGAGGTTCAAACCCTGGATCCGTGTGGCACTGTGTGTGTGTTTGGCGTGGGGTGGGAGGAAGGGGAGATAATATACTGACCAATCTGGAGCAGATCGTGGTGATCCATGGACGCAACAGTCGCCTCCCTGTCCGGCAGTCTGTGGGATCGTCTCAGTTGTCATCTGTGTGAAGCCTCGCTGTGCAGGGGTCGTCGGAGTTGATGGCTTGGGGGCCGGCGGTGAATCCGCCTCTCCACTAGCCATGAACACCACGACACAACAAAATCAATCTATGATTTGTTAGTAGTTGGTTCCGTTGGATAAAGCCATGTAAAGAAAGTAATGTGATTTGTTCCCTGTTAATTAGTTGCTTCGGTTGGATACAGGCTTGTAAAGAAAAAAGATTTGTACAGTGTCAAATTGTAAATTAGCCACAGGGGCAATTGTGTCTTTTCGCATGGAGAAAAAAGGGATACAAAATAAAAAATGATTACAGTAATTGAAAAGGGCAAATCAtcaaaagaaaaatgaaaagtGGGGCAAATGATCTAATCCTATGTAAAATGGGGCAAATCATCTAATGCCCAAGTAAAATGGGGCAAAAGATCCAATCTCCCGATGGAGGCCTGCAGGATCGACGATTTCCCTACGGATGTGGTTAGTACCCCAACGCCTCCTATCCTACCCCCTACCCCCTCGGGTGTCTGCCGATACCCCTGTCTTTCTGTCGGCCGCAGCGCACCGCCGTGCTCCTCACCGGCGGT from Triticum urartu cultivar G1812 chromosome 3, Tu2.1, whole genome shotgun sequence encodes:
- the LOC125546836 gene encoding uncharacterized protein LOC125546836 — its product is MEGSVDWSKIEIAPMNDEEIDVPITEENMCSVLGINDEPEHRKIVSEAAMKASIADVDACVADIDEDLLADAALPVPDHMPEEDHFWYDKEHPVIEEGSLFRSMNEFRMLMRTFAIRGKFDIKTKDSDTTRFVGHCKGNACPWRITARTIEDGKTVRVNKIVKPHKCSSTAAVITSMADQAWVAEKAMGYLQTEPNIGASELRKKLQAEYKCTIGYHTVDKGKERAKNSLYGTWGKSFQSLLNFKAEIDKRSPGSIVEVDVKREGGEVHFRRFFMALKPCIDGFLAGCRPYVSIDSTFLTGKWNGQLAACTTLDGQNWMFPLAFGFFGTETEGNWIWFMQQLHRAIGHLQTLAICTDACKGLENAVKIVFPQAEQRECFRHLMANFKKKFHGDVFGRMWPAAKAYHLETFNYHMGKIFEAEPAVSTYLCTYHNLKWMRCDFNTEIKCDYIHNNLAECFNSWIKGTKELPMDELADAIREKIMILVYRRRRIGEMLQGEILPAIIQQINNRTRQLDHLVVGRSTGESCEVKDTSKNNLRHVVKIGSRECTCLEWQHTGKPCEHALAFLIETADVNFQPYVHEYYSVSRFRAAYAGEIEPITDKSQWPHVNLDFEMVPPDLKSSVGRRRKQRIKSCLEDGGGSKRKKKDDNGKTNDQEGGDKEKEKEKKRFGSRNRCKECGILGHRKATCKKNEAKESDVSARELAPVVVATPTRTTTITLPPSLHNSPGPITRRYLLYLS